In a genomic window of bacterium:
- a CDS encoding DUF559 domain-containing protein produces the protein MNKIFNQNARKEKRRSLRRRSTKAERTLWQNLRNRGFEGYKFRRQVSVGFFVLDFYCPELKLAMEVDGYTHDSDEAKKYDAERQEIIENYGVRFLHIRDEEVHEDIEKTLKNIKTEILKRIDDDKKL, from the coding sequence ATGAACAAAATATTCAATCAAAATGCTCGAAAAGAAAAACGCCGCTCCTTGCGTCGGCGCTCGACCAAGGCAGAACGGACGCTCTGGCAAAACCTGAGAAACCGCGGTTTTGAAGGGTATAAATTCCGAAGGCAAGTCAGTGTCGGTTTTTTCGTGCTGGATTTCTACTGTCCCGAATTGAAACTCGCAATGGAAGTTGACGGATATACTCACGACTCCGATGAGGCCAAAAAATACGATGCGGAAAGGCAGGAGATCATAGAGAACTATGGAGTTCGATTTCTTCATATCCGCGATGAAGAAGTTCATGAAGACATCGAAAAAACACTGAAAAATATCAAAACTGAAATCCTGAAGCGAATTGATGACGACAAAAAACTATGA